DNA from Cystobacter fuscus DSM 2262:
GACGGATGTCACCGACGCGCGACTGCTCGCACGGCATCTGGAGTGGGCCGCGACCGCGGAGGGTGGACGCAACGAAGCGTTCAATGTCGTCAACGGGGATGTCTTTCGTTGGCGGTGGCTGTGGCCGAAGCTGGCCGAGCACTTCGGGGTCCGGGCCGCGGATTACCCGGGTCAGGCCACACCGCTCGAGCGGCAACTGGCCGACGCCGGACCGATCTGGAAGGACATCGCCCACAAATACGCGCTGGCCGAGAGCGATCTGGGACGGCTGAGCTCCGCGTGGCACACGGATGCCGATCTCGGACGTCCGATCGAATGCCTGGCGGACATGTCGAAGAGCCGCCTGCGCGGGTTCTCGGATTATCAGTACACGCCGGACTCGTTCCTCGAGCTCTTCTGGAAGCTGCGCGAGGCGCGCTTGATTCCCCCCGCTCAGCCAGCGGGCACTGCCTGACAGGGGGCCGCACCCCCGTGGCGCCTCATCACGAGGCGCGGGCGCGCGTTGGACGAGCCTGGGACTCCGAAGGAGACGAAGCGCTGTTGGTATTGGCTGGCGAATGGCTCGGCGTTTCGACGCGGCAGGCCAAACGTCGGGAACCCCGCTTTCTCCGGTATCGCCCTCCGTGTGATGTGGCCTACACTGCGCCACCGGCGACGGGACGCAAGCACATACACGAGGCGGAACCATCATGAGAACGCGGAGTGCAGTGGCGGGTGGAGGTCTGTGGGGGCTGCTGGTGATATTCGGCGCGACGGGGGCTCTTGCCCAGGGCTCGCAGGTGCCGTCGGCCACGGTGCCACGGCGGGAGGATGCGCCTTCGCGGGACATTCCTCGCCTGCACACCTTCTACAGGGTGGGCATCGCCGCGCGCGCGAACCCCACGGGCCTCTTCACCAACCTCACCTTCCAGGTGCGCTACCGCCTGTACGAGAGCGAGTCGCCCCTGCTGAAGGACAACTACATCGGCCTGGGGCCGGTGGCCTTCGTGAGCCCCGCCCTGGTCCGCGGCGGTCTCGGCGTGGAGTTCCAGCCGCTCCCCATCTTGCAGCTCTCCGCCTCCTACGAGGGCATCGGCTGGTTCGGCAACTTCAACTACCTTCAGTCCTTCCCCAGCCCCAACTCGGACGCGAGCGATCGGCGCCTGGCGGAACTCGGCGGGGTGGGGGGGTCGAACTATGTCTCCAACGGTACCCTGTTCACCCTGGCCGCGCTGCTGCAATTCAAGGTGGGCCCCGTCGCGGTGCGCAGCAACCCGCGCCTCTTCAACTTCAACATGAAGCTGCGCGACGGAGACCGCGTCTTCTACGAGCCGGTGATGGACGTGGTGGCCCCCAACGGCGGCTGGGTGGCGACCAACGACGCGGACCTGCTCTACCTGGCGGGCCGCTTGTCGGTAGGCTTGCGCTACACGGCCACGGGCAGCTTCTATCGGCCCGAGGACTACCCGGCCGGAGAGACGGACCTCGGGCTCAACCCCACCATCCACCGGGTGGGCCCCATCATCTCCTACACCTTCTATGACGAGCCCGACCGGCTCTTCAATGCCCCCTCCGTGGTGCTCATCTCGCAGTGGTTCCTCAGCCACCGCTACCGCACGGGCGTGGAGGTGAGCCAGGCCGTGCCGTGGTTCGCGCTCGGCTTCCAGTTCAAGGGCATCCCCTGATTCGAGAGGGGTTTTCGTGCTATCCTGGGATCGTCTCGACAACACGTTGCACATCCAGGAGAGGCCGATGCGAGTGAAGATCCTTGGTGGTTTGCTGGCGATGGGACTGCTGTCCGTGGGCTGTGGTGGAGCGGTCGAGGACGTGAATGCCGCGGTGCCGAGCACGGAGTTGACGAGCCAGGAGCAGGGCCTGGCTCCGAGCTGTGCGCCCGGCTACACCGCCTACGACATCTGGGATTGCGAGCGGATGTGCACTGGCTACGGCAACGCCCTGAACCGCTATTGCACCAACGGCACGGATGAGTACCTCGCGGGGAACATCCGCAAGGTCTGTGGAGCTTGTTACTGATTCACGCCGTAGGGGCCGACTGGGGACTCAATTCAGGGTCCCGCAGTCGGCGATCCGCCGCACCCGAAGCGCGGCCAGCCGCTCCAGCGGTGCCGCGGTGTCCGGTCCCTCCAGGAGCGCCACCGCGCGGGCGACCGCGTCCAGGGTGGACATCCCGGAGGGGTGCGTGGGCTCGCGCAGCCGGAGCGTCCCGGGGTCGGGCGGCGGCAGCACCAGCCGGGGGAGCGTGCGCAGCGCGGCGATGCGCTGGGTCATCCGCCGTGTTTGTGACCAGCTCCCATCCAACACCACCAGTTGCCTGGGCGCGGGGGCGCCGGGCGGCGCGGTGGGGCCATCGGGGAAGAGCAGCCAGGTGCCGGGCTCGCCGAGCAGGGCGGTGTCGAGCGCCTCGTCCGGCGCTCCATAGGTGAGCAGCCTGGAATTCGTGAGGGCCAGCGTGGCCAGCCGCCCGGTGTTGCTCTTCTTTCGGGGCTCCACCACATGCTGCACGAGGAGGAACCGGGTGCGCGTCTCCACCCGGGGGAGCTCGGCGCACAGGCACAGGTGGGGCGGGAGGTTGCAGCGGTCACAGCGGGGACGGGCGACGGGGAGAGACATCCTGCGTCATCCTGTTCCGGTGGCGGCGGGAAGAGAAGCGTTCGTTCGGGGGCCACCCGCTCAGGACCGCAGGGGCAGGGACACGGTGAAGAGCGCGCCGCGCTCCGGCTCGCTCTCCACGCTCACGCCGCCGCCCAGCGCGCGGACGATCTCCCGCGTGATGTAGAGCCCCAGCCCCAGCCCGCCATAGTGCCGGTCGCTCACCGCGCGCTCGAACTTCTCGAAGATGCGCGCCTGGGCCTCGGCCGCGATGCCGATGCCTTCGTCCCGCACCCCCAGCAACGCGCGCCCGTCCACCGTGGCGAGCGTCACCTCCACCGGACGGCCCGCGCCGTACTTCAGCGCATTGGTGAGCAGATTGGTCACCACCTGCTCGAGCCGCAGCCGATCCCACCGCCCCACCACCGGCGCCTCGGCCAGCCGCAGCCGCAGCGCGCAGTCCGCCTTGGCCGCCTCGGCCTCGAAGGCGTGGGCCACCTCGCGCACCAGCGCGCTCAGGTCCACCGGCTCCAGGTGCAGCTCGAGCCGCCCCGTGCTGATGCGCGACACGTCCAGCAGGCCGCTCACCAGCACGCTGAGCTTGCGCGTCTGCGTGCTCACCACGTCCAGCACCGCGCCCACCTGGCGCGCGGGCAGCACGCCTTCCGGTTCCGCACTCACGCGCCGTTGCAGGGCCTGCACCTTGAGCTGGATGGGGGTGAGCGGCGTC
Protein-coding regions in this window:
- a CDS encoding tRNA-uridine aminocarboxypropyltransferase produces the protein MSLPVARPRCDRCNLPPHLCLCAELPRVETRTRFLLVQHVVEPRKKSNTGRLATLALTNSRLLTYGAPDEALDTALLGEPGTWLLFPDGPTAPPGAPAPRQLVVLDGSWSQTRRMTQRIAALRTLPRLVLPPPDPGTLRLREPTHPSGMSTLDAVARAVALLEGPDTAAPLERLAALRVRRIADCGTLN